One segment of Corynebacterium atrinae DNA contains the following:
- a CDS encoding ABC transporter ATP-binding protein — protein MTTDTNQTPLLEMKDVKIAFKSSTGVVEAVRGINLTIYPGQSVAIVGESGSGKSTAAMSILGLLPGTGQVTDGQILFKGQDITKLSEKEMQTLRGSEIGLVPQDPMSNLNPVWRIGTQIGESLKANDVVKNSEVNARVAELLGEAGLPDAERRAKQYPHEFSGGMRQRALIAMGLAARPSLLIADEPTSALDVTVQKRILDHLAGLTRDLGAAVLFITHDLGLAAERAEHLVVMHRGRIVESGPSLQILRDPQHPYTKRLVKAAPSLASSRIQSALAAGVESNELMATGGEGVSEEEVIRVENLTKEFDVRGSRGAKKTLRAVDNVSFTLRKGTTLALVGESGSGKSTVANMVLNLLDPTEGKVYYQGTDLSTLNNRELFNMRRKMQVVFQNPYGSLDPMFSIYKCIEEPLALHKVGNRKERETRVAELLDMVAMPRSTMRRFPNELSGGQRQRIAIARALALSPDVLVLDEAVSALDVLVQNQIIQLLGNLQSELHLSYLFITHDLAVVRQTADDVVVMKQGAVVEQGTADEVFANPREDYTKDLINSVPGLNIELGTGANLGLAEQ, from the coding sequence ATGACAACTGATACGAATCAGACTCCGCTGCTGGAAATGAAGGACGTCAAGATCGCATTCAAGTCCTCCACCGGTGTGGTCGAAGCCGTCCGCGGCATCAACCTCACCATCTATCCGGGGCAGTCGGTCGCCATCGTTGGCGAGTCCGGCTCCGGTAAATCCACCGCGGCGATGTCCATCCTGGGACTGCTGCCCGGCACCGGCCAGGTGACCGATGGCCAGATCCTGTTCAAAGGCCAGGACATCACCAAACTTTCTGAAAAGGAAATGCAAACCCTCCGCGGCTCCGAGATCGGCCTGGTTCCCCAGGATCCGATGTCGAACCTCAATCCCGTGTGGCGCATCGGTACCCAGATCGGGGAGTCTCTCAAGGCCAACGACGTGGTCAAGAACTCGGAGGTCAACGCCCGGGTCGCGGAGCTCCTCGGCGAAGCTGGTCTTCCTGATGCCGAGCGGCGCGCCAAGCAGTATCCCCATGAGTTTTCGGGCGGTATGCGCCAACGTGCCCTCATTGCCATGGGCCTCGCGGCGCGTCCATCCCTCCTCATCGCGGATGAACCGACCTCCGCCCTCGACGTGACGGTGCAAAAGCGCATTCTCGATCACTTGGCTGGACTCACCCGTGACCTCGGTGCCGCAGTGCTGTTCATTACCCACGACCTCGGCCTGGCCGCCGAGCGAGCCGAGCACCTCGTGGTCATGCACCGTGGCCGCATTGTGGAATCCGGCCCGTCCTTGCAGATCCTGCGCGATCCGCAACACCCCTACACCAAGCGCCTGGTCAAGGCCGCGCCTTCGTTGGCATCCTCCCGTATTCAGTCCGCCTTGGCGGCAGGTGTGGAGTCCAACGAGCTCATGGCCACAGGTGGCGAAGGGGTGTCCGAGGAAGAGGTCATCCGCGTCGAGAACCTGACCAAGGAATTCGACGTCCGCGGTTCCCGAGGGGCGAAGAAGACCCTGCGCGCCGTTGACAACGTCAGCTTCACTTTGCGTAAAGGCACCACCCTGGCGCTGGTGGGTGAATCTGGTTCGGGTAAATCCACCGTGGCCAATATGGTGCTCAACCTCCTCGATCCGACCGAGGGCAAGGTCTACTACCAGGGCACCGACCTAAGCACCCTGAACAACCGCGAGCTGTTCAACATGCGCCGCAAGATGCAGGTGGTCTTTCAGAACCCCTATGGTTCCCTGGATCCAATGTTCTCCATCTACAAGTGCATCGAAGAGCCCCTGGCCCTGCACAAGGTGGGAAACCGCAAGGAGCGCGAGACCCGCGTGGCGGAGCTGCTGGACATGGTGGCCATGCCGCGTTCAACCATGCGACGTTTCCCGAATGAGCTCTCCGGTGGCCAGCGCCAGCGCATCGCCATCGCGCGCGCCCTCGCGTTGTCCCCGGATGTGCTCGTCCTTGATGAGGCAGTTTCCGCGCTCGACGTGCTGGTCCAGAACCAGATCATCCAACTGCTGGGTAACCTGCAGTCGGAGCTGCACCTGTCGTACCTCTTCATTACCCATGACCTCGCAGTGGTCCGCCAGACCGCTGACGATGTCGTGGTGATGAAGCAAGGCGCCGTCGTGGAGCAGGGAACCGCCGACGAAGTATTTGCCAATCCGCGCGAGGACTACACCAAGGACCTCATCAATTCTGTCCCCGGTCTGAACATCGAGCTGGGCACGGGAGCGAACCTAGGGCTCGCCGAGCAGTAG
- a CDS encoding ABC transporter permease: MLKYLLRKTLTWLIVIFLATNVAYLLAATFLDPRSNYAGRRPPLSSEQIDRILTPLNLNPQTPLLERWWTWLSGILFHWNWGTSPLGDPVNAQISYRIWVSAQLLLMATLLAVVIGVGLGVYTASRQYKASDRLWQGVSIVTMNTHVVVASLLVVALALKINEWTGTRVFYVTGAPSSGGGEGFLPRLINTFQHLALPTISLLIISYASYHLMQRTLLLDNLSADYVRTARAKGLTRQKAIRKHALRTSIIPVATSVAFSVPGIFTGAVMTERIFAWNGMGQYFIETISKNDVNGVVAVAAFGALMVAVSAILADLVVVALDPRVRVS, from the coding sequence ATGCTGAAATATCTTCTTAGGAAGACCCTGACGTGGTTGATCGTCATTTTCCTCGCCACCAACGTCGCTTACCTGCTGGCAGCCACCTTCCTCGACCCTCGTTCCAATTATGCAGGTCGTCGGCCGCCGCTGTCTTCCGAACAGATTGACAGAATCCTCACTCCCTTGAATCTCAACCCTCAAACGCCGCTATTGGAGCGGTGGTGGACCTGGTTGAGCGGGATCCTTTTCCACTGGAATTGGGGAACATCCCCACTAGGTGACCCAGTCAATGCCCAGATTTCCTACCGAATTTGGGTCTCGGCCCAGCTGTTGCTCATGGCAACGCTGTTGGCGGTTGTCATCGGCGTGGGCCTCGGTGTCTACACCGCCTCACGGCAGTACAAAGCGTCCGATCGGCTGTGGCAGGGTGTTTCCATCGTCACGATGAATACCCACGTCGTTGTCGCATCGCTCTTGGTTGTCGCGTTGGCACTGAAGATCAACGAATGGACCGGAACCCGCGTCTTCTATGTCACTGGTGCTCCAAGTTCAGGGGGAGGGGAAGGATTCCTTCCCCGACTGATTAACACCTTCCAGCACCTAGCACTGCCCACCATCTCGCTGCTCATCATTTCTTATGCCAGTTATCACCTGATGCAGCGGACCCTGTTGTTGGATAACCTGTCGGCTGATTACGTCAGGACTGCCCGCGCTAAGGGGCTCACGAGGCAGAAAGCGATCCGTAAGCATGCGCTGCGGACGTCGATCATCCCCGTCGCTACCTCGGTTGCTTTCTCCGTGCCGGGTATCTTCACGGGTGCCGTGATGACTGAGCGCATTTTCGCGTGGAACGGCATGGGCCAGTACTTCATTGAGACGATTTCCAAAAATGATGTCAACGGTGTCGTCGCCGTGGCGGCCTTCGGTGCCCTCATGGTGGCCGTGTCGGCAATTCTGGCTGACCTCGTGGTGGTCGCCTTGGATCCCCGAGTGAGGGTGAGCTGA
- a CDS encoding ABC transporter permease yields the protein MSKDNNKRRHDLSMDTARENLGVRPVAPVADLTPASEFGSQATGGHDPETLLAIEAAPERAVGTNKLRLYVRRFFRNKLAVVGLIIFAGLVLASIFGGYLSQWSYDEPDFMNLSTPPSSEHWFGTTDGGNDLFAQTVHGLGRSLTIAVLVSLATLVLSAVIGAGAALYGGFMEKAVLAVIHFLLAIPTFLLIALLVADSAGDWKILVVVFILFGWMYPARVIWSLALSVRENDYVRAARFMGVSRARTVVRHIIPNIGSLLIIQFMLSIVSTVMAETGLSFLGLGVKLPDVSLGTLLSVGSGALQSAPWQFYFPAATLTLLTVSMAFIADGLRDALDPNSKSGGKA from the coding sequence ATGAGCAAAGACAACAACAAGCGCCGCCACGATCTCTCGATGGACACCGCTCGCGAGAATCTGGGCGTTCGGCCAGTGGCTCCCGTCGCGGACCTCACCCCGGCGTCGGAGTTCGGTTCGCAAGCGACGGGTGGACACGACCCTGAGACCCTCCTGGCCATCGAGGCTGCCCCGGAGCGGGCGGTTGGTACGAACAAACTCCGTCTCTACGTCCGCCGCTTCTTCCGCAACAAGCTGGCGGTGGTGGGCCTCATCATCTTCGCGGGCCTCGTGCTGGCCTCCATTTTCGGCGGGTATTTGTCCCAATGGTCCTACGACGAGCCAGACTTTATGAACTTGTCCACGCCGCCGTCGTCCGAGCATTGGTTTGGCACCACGGACGGTGGCAATGACCTATTTGCCCAGACGGTTCATGGCCTTGGTCGTTCGCTGACCATTGCCGTATTGGTATCCCTGGCCACGTTGGTGCTCTCGGCGGTCATTGGTGCCGGCGCCGCGTTGTATGGCGGCTTCATGGAAAAGGCAGTCTTGGCCGTTATCCACTTCCTGCTCGCAATCCCGACCTTTCTCCTCATCGCGTTGCTCGTCGCGGACTCGGCGGGCGATTGGAAGATCCTTGTCGTGGTGTTCATCCTCTTTGGCTGGATGTACCCCGCCCGTGTGATTTGGTCATTGGCCTTGAGCGTGCGGGAGAACGACTACGTGCGAGCCGCCCGCTTCATGGGCGTGTCTCGGGCACGAACGGTCGTGCGGCACATCATCCCCAACATTGGCTCGCTACTCATCATTCAGTTCATGCTGTCGATCGTCTCCACTGTGATGGCAGAGACCGGCCTCTCCTTCCTCGGTCTGGGTGTGAAGCTGCCGGATGTGTCGCTGGGCACGCTCCTCTCGGTGGGCTCAGGTGCCCTCCAATCCGCACCGTGGCAGTTCTATTTCCCGGCGGCGACCCTGACATTGCTCACGGTGTCCATGGCGTTCATCGCTGACGGCCTACGCGACGCACTCGATCCCAATTCAAAGTCCGGAGGCAAGGCATGA
- a CDS encoding dipeptide ABC transporter ATP-binding protein, whose amino-acid sequence MSVATPILSVRDLRVTFPSEAGKVQAVRGVDFDIHEGRTLGIVGESGSGKSVTSLAVMGLLPQYANVSGSVLFDDRELLGLSDPQMSKIRGSGIGMIFQDPLSALTPVFSIGDQIVEALQAHNRISKNQAMKRAVELLDLVGIPDPQKRVKNFPHEFSGGMRQRVVIAIAIANNPRLLIADEPTTALDVTIQAQILDVLKLAQRETGAAMILITHDMGVVAETADDVMVMYAGRPIEKADVFSTFAQPKMPYTIGLLGSTPRVDQRSDDPLTPIEGSPPILVNIEDRCQFATRCPIVVDACLSAEPPLVPVDDDPDHLTACLRSPEIHDAQLNGEALYPVPVLSEDVLEGVPRDQRKVTLQVDNLKKEFPLIKGTVIKRRVGTVHAVKGVSFDLREGECLAIVGESGSGKTTALLEVMGLEPEEGTSIVLNGKDAAAMSRGQRRQARRDIQMVFQDPMSSLNPRMTIREILEEPLASLGFEGDNKARVAELMRLVGLDASQIDRFPGQFSGGQRQRIGLARALATRPSVIALDEPVSALDVSIQAGVINLLEDLKRKLGLSYLFVAHDLSVVRHLSDRVAVMYKGEFVEEGPVDSIFDNPQHDYTQKLLSAIPIPDPVATRTRDRPGSGSEARPE is encoded by the coding sequence ATGAGTGTGGCTACTCCCATCCTGTCCGTGCGTGACCTGCGGGTCACCTTCCCTTCAGAGGCCGGCAAGGTTCAAGCCGTCCGGGGCGTTGACTTCGATATCCACGAAGGTCGCACTCTCGGCATCGTTGGTGAGTCCGGCTCCGGCAAGTCCGTCACCTCTCTGGCCGTCATGGGCCTGTTGCCCCAGTATGCGAACGTCTCCGGGTCGGTGCTTTTCGACGACCGCGAACTCCTCGGCCTGTCCGATCCCCAGATGTCAAAAATCCGTGGGTCCGGCATCGGCATGATCTTTCAGGATCCGCTGTCGGCGCTAACACCGGTGTTTTCCATTGGTGATCAGATCGTGGAGGCATTGCAAGCCCACAACCGCATTTCGAAAAACCAAGCGATGAAGCGGGCCGTCGAGTTGCTCGACCTGGTGGGTATCCCGGACCCGCAAAAGCGGGTCAAGAATTTCCCCCATGAATTCTCCGGCGGTATGCGCCAGCGCGTCGTCATCGCCATCGCGATCGCCAACAACCCGCGCCTGCTCATTGCGGACGAACCGACCACTGCGCTCGACGTCACCATTCAGGCCCAGATTCTCGACGTACTGAAGCTGGCTCAGCGGGAGACGGGCGCGGCAATGATCCTCATTACCCATGACATGGGCGTGGTGGCCGAAACCGCCGACGACGTGATGGTGATGTACGCGGGTCGTCCCATCGAGAAGGCGGATGTGTTTTCCACCTTCGCCCAGCCGAAGATGCCTTACACGATCGGCCTATTGGGGTCCACGCCTCGAGTCGACCAGCGCTCTGATGATCCGCTCACCCCGATCGAGGGGTCACCGCCAATTTTGGTCAACATCGAGGATCGCTGCCAGTTCGCCACACGGTGCCCGATTGTGGTCGATGCCTGCCTCAGTGCTGAACCGCCGCTCGTACCTGTCGACGACGACCCGGACCACCTCACGGCCTGCCTGCGTTCCCCGGAGATTCATGATGCTCAGCTCAACGGTGAGGCTCTCTATCCGGTGCCGGTCCTATCCGAGGACGTGCTGGAGGGTGTCCCACGAGATCAGCGCAAGGTCACCCTCCAGGTCGACAACCTGAAGAAGGAGTTCCCCCTCATTAAGGGCACGGTGATCAAGCGACGCGTGGGCACCGTCCACGCTGTCAAAGGCGTCAGCTTTGACCTCCGGGAGGGGGAGTGCTTGGCCATCGTCGGCGAGTCCGGCTCCGGCAAGACGACCGCCCTGTTGGAAGTTATGGGTCTTGAACCCGAGGAGGGGACCTCAATTGTCCTCAACGGTAAGGATGCCGCGGCGATGTCTCGCGGGCAGCGCAGACAAGCACGCCGCGACATCCAAATGGTCTTCCAGGACCCCATGAGCTCGCTCAATCCGCGCATGACCATCCGCGAAATCCTGGAAGAGCCCCTTGCCTCCCTCGGGTTCGAGGGGGACAACAAGGCCCGCGTTGCGGAGCTCATGCGGCTTGTTGGCCTTGACGCCAGCCAGATCGACCGGTTTCCGGGGCAGTTTTCCGGGGGTCAGCGCCAACGCATCGGTTTGGCTCGAGCGCTGGCGACTCGGCCGTCGGTCATCGCTCTCGACGAGCCGGTGTCGGCGCTGGATGTGTCCATCCAGGCTGGCGTGATCAACCTGTTGGAAGACCTCAAGCGCAAGCTGGGGCTTTCCTACCTCTTCGTTGCCCACGATCTTTCGGTGGTCCGACACCTCTCGGATCGGGTCGCCGTGATGTACAAGGGCGAGTTTGTCGAGGAGGGACCGGTGGACAGCATTTTCGATAATCCCCAACACGACTACACCCAGAAGCTGCTGTCGGCGATTCCGATCCCGGATCCCGTCGCCACGAGAACCCGGGACCGCCCAGGTTCAGGCTCCGAAGCACGACCCGAATAG
- a CDS encoding ABC transporter family substrate-binding protein: MRSRFRTLTIATLSVSALTLAACGSGGGSSDSTSGGSAGSGAIDAHSVSASGDYNIQERDALQDGGTLILPLTELSQQQNTWQADGNLYTKNVWKWYNPQVSLFDGDGTWHANPDYLTDVKDEVVDGNTVITYTIHPDATFNDGTPIDWTTFEHTWKFSNGENKELNVSSTDGYELIKSVTRGENDKQAVVTYDGSYAWWQGLFGFLLHNAVNTPELYNTGYLGQVRPEWGAGPYKVENVNFNTGEISFVQNEKWWGDTGKLDKVTYRQMEDQASLNALRAGEIDASAVASKDRLATAKEMGDKLDIRTALLPANYLMTVNSKSPMLEDIKVREAIMTAVDREQLAAIRFNGLDYTEDLPGSFALFQTQEGYENNFGEVLSFDADRAKTLLEEAGWTEGANGIREKDGQPLTLRYVITGESPMVQATAGAIQAMLKNVGVDVQIQERPSSEFSQVTSQRDFDIFLMGFRSGDPFGVAYFGQVYLSDSELNLSGTGTPELDTKIRELQRISDPDEQIARANVLEQEAMGTFGIMPYANGPEIIAVKPGLANYGAFSFAEIPVEDIGWEK; this comes from the coding sequence ATGCGATCACGTTTCCGTACTCTCACTATCGCCACCCTCTCCGTTAGCGCGCTCACCCTGGCTGCCTGTGGTTCTGGCGGCGGCTCTTCAGACTCGACTAGCGGAGGCTCGGCTGGTTCAGGAGCGATTGACGCCCACAGCGTCAGCGCCTCGGGCGACTACAACATCCAGGAGCGTGACGCACTCCAAGACGGCGGCACCCTCATCCTGCCCCTGACCGAGCTCAGCCAGCAGCAGAACACCTGGCAGGCGGACGGCAACCTCTACACCAAAAACGTGTGGAAGTGGTACAACCCGCAGGTCTCACTGTTCGACGGCGACGGCACCTGGCACGCCAACCCGGACTACCTCACGGACGTTAAGGATGAGGTAGTCGATGGCAATACCGTCATTACTTACACCATCCACCCGGACGCTACCTTCAACGATGGCACCCCGATTGATTGGACCACCTTCGAGCACACCTGGAAGTTCTCCAACGGCGAGAACAAAGAGCTCAATGTTTCCTCCACCGACGGTTATGAGCTGATCAAGTCCGTCACCCGCGGGGAGAACGACAAGCAAGCTGTGGTCACCTACGACGGTTCTTACGCCTGGTGGCAGGGCCTATTCGGCTTCCTGCTGCACAACGCCGTCAACACCCCTGAGCTCTACAACACCGGCTACCTCGGCCAGGTGCGCCCGGAATGGGGAGCGGGCCCCTACAAGGTGGAAAACGTCAACTTCAACACAGGCGAGATCAGCTTTGTCCAAAACGAAAAGTGGTGGGGAGACACCGGCAAGCTGGACAAAGTTACCTACCGTCAGATGGAAGATCAGGCCAGCCTCAACGCCCTCCGCGCAGGTGAAATCGACGCCTCTGCAGTGGCTTCCAAGGATCGATTGGCTACCGCGAAGGAAATGGGCGACAAGCTCGATATCCGTACCGCTTTGCTGCCAGCCAACTACCTCATGACTGTCAACAGCAAGTCGCCGATGCTGGAAGACATCAAGGTACGCGAGGCCATCATGACGGCCGTTGATCGCGAGCAGCTCGCCGCCATCCGATTCAATGGCCTCGACTACACCGAGGATCTCCCGGGCTCCTTCGCGCTGTTCCAGACCCAGGAGGGCTATGAGAACAATTTCGGTGAGGTCCTCAGCTTTGACGCCGATCGGGCTAAGACCCTGTTGGAGGAGGCCGGCTGGACCGAGGGGGCCAACGGCATCCGCGAGAAGGATGGCCAGCCCCTTACCCTGCGCTACGTCATCACCGGTGAAAGCCCGATGGTCCAAGCCACGGCTGGCGCGATCCAGGCGATGCTCAAGAACGTGGGCGTCGACGTTCAGATCCAGGAACGCCCCTCTTCCGAGTTCTCCCAGGTGACCAGCCAGCGAGACTTCGACATCTTCCTCATGGGCTTCCGCTCCGGTGACCCCTTCGGCGTCGCCTACTTCGGTCAGGTGTACCTGTCCGACTCGGAGCTGAACCTGTCCGGCACCGGCACCCCGGAGCTGGATACCAAGATCCGCGAACTGCAGCGTATCTCCGATCCCGATGAGCAGATCGCGCGCGCCAATGTGCTCGAGCAGGAGGCCATGGGCACCTTCGGCATCATGCCTTACGCCAACGGACCGGAGATCATTGCCGTGAAGCCGGGGCTGGCCAACTACGGAGCATTCTCCTTCGCCGAGATCCCCGTGGAGGACATCGGCTGGGAGAAGTAG
- the arsC gene encoding arsenate reductase (glutaredoxin) (This arsenate reductase requires both glutathione and glutaredoxin to convert arsenate to arsenite, after which the efflux transporter formed by ArsA and ArsB can extrude the arsenite from the cell, providing resistance.), with product MATIFHNPRCSKSRQALAYLRERGIEPEVVAYLEAPPSVEKLKELLDAAGLSPHDAIRVREAEYRKLGLSKDTPAEDLLAAMVVHPRLIERPIVVTEKGVRIARPTEILDEII from the coding sequence ATGGCGACTATTTTCCATAATCCCCGCTGTTCCAAGTCCAGGCAGGCTCTCGCCTATCTGCGGGAGCGTGGGATCGAGCCGGAGGTGGTCGCTTACCTGGAAGCACCGCCGAGCGTCGAAAAGCTCAAAGAGCTTCTCGACGCCGCCGGGCTCAGCCCGCACGACGCCATCCGCGTGCGGGAGGCGGAATACCGCAAGCTCGGCCTCAGCAAAGATACTCCCGCCGAGGATCTCCTAGCCGCCATGGTGGTCCACCCTCGTTTGATTGAGCGGCCGATCGTGGTGACGGAAAAGGGCGTGCGGATCGCACGCCCCACTGAGATCCTCGACGAGATCATCTAG
- a CDS encoding DUF402 domain-containing protein, whose product MTADLHPVKQETFNTSDRVNIDPKGYQRAVDTFHVTDFGLYMARGANHPKFGYLESWLLPNLGLRANIFHFREGINERQDFYFDVADIDVDGEVWSTRDLYVDLISVTGEPIDVQDIDELAAATSAGLITAEDAERAIDTTLTAVEGITRHQDDAMEWLRTLGIELTWAESVSLAPADN is encoded by the coding sequence GTGACTGCTGATCTTCATCCCGTAAAGCAGGAGACATTCAACACCTCCGATCGAGTCAACATTGACCCGAAGGGTTACCAGCGCGCAGTGGACACCTTTCACGTCACCGATTTCGGCCTGTATATGGCTCGCGGTGCTAACCACCCCAAGTTTGGCTACCTCGAATCGTGGCTGCTGCCTAACCTGGGCTTGCGCGCCAACATTTTCCATTTCCGCGAGGGTATCAACGAGCGCCAGGATTTCTACTTTGATGTCGCCGATATCGACGTGGACGGCGAGGTGTGGTCGACCCGTGACCTTTACGTCGACCTCATTTCCGTCACCGGTGAGCCGATCGACGTCCAGGACATCGATGAGTTGGCCGCCGCCACCTCGGCTGGCCTCATCACGGCGGAGGACGCCGAGCGCGCTATCGACACCACATTGACCGCCGTGGAGGGCATTACTCGCCACCAGGACGACGCCATGGAATGGCTGCGCACCCTGGGAATCGAGTTGACGTGGGCCGAGTCGGTCAGTTTGGCACCTGCAGACAACTAA
- a CDS encoding Rv1157c family protein codes for MGSPIRPAKRVGTRSAFVAVAAASAIALTGLLAPSAASASSLPQSPLDELGRPTPQVTQQVRDFANHPWLPKEISDAVLSALAFYAGNGNGSEGGVPLPVDGPGFTQFIWPTVSGKCIEGGLDAVGSAIAVPGPTTIPAPGAADGQTAFLFTALGTSPAAANQGELFVHWFNLTNLRHGITSLDNNGINPEGPATVSGTANTGHGTVVAVVSGNVRTETNSCHFIPTAAIIDAR; via the coding sequence GTGGGATCACCAATCCGTCCGGCAAAGCGTGTCGGCACCCGCTCGGCGTTTGTCGCCGTGGCCGCGGCTTCAGCAATCGCCCTCACCGGCCTGCTGGCGCCGTCGGCCGCCTCGGCGTCTTCTCTACCGCAGAGTCCGCTGGACGAGCTCGGCCGACCCACGCCGCAGGTCACTCAGCAGGTGCGCGATTTCGCTAACCACCCCTGGTTGCCCAAGGAGATCTCTGACGCCGTTTTGTCTGCCCTAGCTTTCTATGCGGGCAACGGCAATGGGTCTGAGGGCGGCGTCCCGCTCCCCGTCGATGGACCCGGGTTCACCCAGTTCATCTGGCCGACGGTGTCGGGAAAGTGCATCGAAGGTGGCTTGGACGCGGTCGGCTCAGCCATCGCAGTTCCCGGGCCGACCACGATTCCAGCCCCCGGTGCTGCCGATGGCCAGACTGCTTTCCTTTTCACCGCTCTTGGCACCTCCCCCGCCGCCGCCAATCAGGGCGAGCTGTTCGTACATTGGTTCAATCTCACTAACCTGCGCCACGGCATCACCTCCCTGGACAACAACGGCATCAATCCAGAAGGACCGGCGACAGTCTCCGGCACCGCCAACACGGGGCACGGCACGGTCGTCGCCGTCGTTTCTGGAAACGTGCGCACTGAAACCAACTCGTGCCACTTCATCCCCACTGCCGCGATTATCGATGCGAGGTAA